The Raoultibacter phocaeensis genome contains a region encoding:
- a CDS encoding RluA family pseudouridine synthase, with protein sequence MTRSLVHIVGAADAGMRIDALAAARELYPSRSAAVKAIEEGRVFVNGETVAKKATVAAGDTVVYEVVEEAVRTHLVGQPIELDIRYEDDYLMVLSKQVGLVCHPSPDHFDGTLVNALIYHCGAENLCNVQGDRDRLGIVHRLDRDTSGLMLAAKTDEVGQALMDDIRDRVVDRHYLTLVQGVIPHDTGMIDAPIARADRERTRMAVSDAASARDSITTFTVLERFDAGPKDDGYTLVDCKLFTGRTHQIRVHMNYIKHACVGDPAYGSGSPAAQLGLSRQFLHSYRLAFTHPATGEALRFVDGLPDDLQAALDSIADRSRGRTEAGQTVLAEALNRA encoded by the coding sequence ATGACGCGTTCGCTCGTCCATATCGTCGGCGCTGCCGATGCCGGCATGCGCATCGACGCGCTCGCGGCGGCTCGCGAGCTGTACCCGAGCAGATCGGCGGCCGTCAAAGCCATCGAGGAAGGCCGCGTCTTCGTCAACGGAGAAACGGTAGCGAAGAAGGCAACCGTGGCTGCGGGCGATACGGTCGTGTACGAGGTTGTCGAAGAAGCGGTGCGCACGCATCTGGTGGGCCAGCCCATCGAACTCGATATACGCTACGAGGACGACTATCTCATGGTCTTGTCGAAGCAGGTAGGGCTCGTGTGTCATCCCTCTCCCGATCATTTCGACGGAACGCTCGTCAACGCGCTCATCTACCATTGCGGAGCCGAAAACCTCTGCAACGTGCAGGGCGACCGCGACCGCCTGGGCATCGTGCACCGGCTCGATCGCGATACGAGCGGGCTCATGCTCGCCGCCAAGACCGACGAAGTCGGCCAAGCGCTCATGGACGACATTCGCGACCGCGTGGTCGATCGCCATTATCTCACACTCGTGCAGGGCGTGATCCCGCACGACACAGGCATGATCGATGCCCCGATAGCCCGCGCCGACCGCGAGCGCACGCGCATGGCCGTAAGCGATGCGGCATCGGCGCGCGATTCCATCACGACGTTCACCGTGCTCGAGCGGTTCGATGCCGGGCCGAAAGACGACGGGTACACGCTCGTGGACTGCAAGCTCTTCACGGGGAGAACCCATCAAATCCGCGTGCATATGAACTACATCAAGCACGCGTGCGTGGGCGATCCGGCGTACGGAAGCGGCTCCCCGGCAGCCCAGCTCGGGCTTTCGCGCCAGTTCCTCCACTCGTACCGCCTTGCGTTCACGCATCCCGCTACCGGTGAGGCGCTTCGGTTCGTCGACGGCTTGCCCGACGATCTTCAGGCTGCGCTCGACTCGATCGCCGATCGTTCGCGGGGAAGAACCGAAGCGGGGCAGACGGTGCTCGCCGAAGCGCTCAACCGCGCTTAG
- the lspA gene encoding signal peptidase II, producing MDDTTLGSDAASPKPAFGRKRGRAVVLFGCLAGLWLALDMATKSFFNGSFAPGDVITEPIAGLFRFRLVHNTGAAWGMFGDSTFALGIMSIVVCVLLLAYLVVGAKHMNMGQIVGLAVVFAGGVGNAIDRFTLGYVVDFIDFTFIDFPVFNVADIGVTCGFVIFIASMLYAWRKDDAQAAESGDAASESVADGFFDDPVVEEVAVSDPAAERNPNQAESDAGVEVVASAPSEANGPR from the coding sequence GTGGACGATACGACTTTAGGATCTGACGCGGCATCCCCGAAACCTGCCTTTGGGCGCAAGCGGGGGCGTGCGGTAGTTCTGTTCGGGTGCCTTGCGGGCCTGTGGCTCGCTCTCGACATGGCGACGAAGAGCTTTTTCAACGGCTCCTTCGCCCCCGGCGATGTGATCACCGAGCCGATAGCGGGTTTGTTCCGCTTCAGGCTCGTGCACAACACGGGTGCTGCATGGGGCATGTTCGGCGACTCGACGTTCGCGCTCGGCATCATGTCGATCGTCGTGTGCGTGCTTTTGCTTGCCTACCTGGTGGTCGGGGCAAAGCATATGAACATGGGGCAGATCGTCGGCCTCGCTGTCGTGTTCGCCGGGGGAGTCGGCAACGCCATCGACCGCTTCACCCTCGGCTACGTGGTCGATTTCATCGATTTCACGTTCATCGACTTTCCGGTGTTCAACGTTGCCGATATCGGCGTTACCTGCGGGTTCGTGATCTTCATCGCAAGCATGCTCTACGCATGGAGAAAAGACGATGCGCAGGCTGCGGAGTCAGGCGATGCGGCCTCCGAGAGTGTCGCCGACGGTTTTTTCGATGATCCGGTTGTCGAAGAGGTCGCTGTGTCCGATCCGGCTGCCGAAAGAAACCCGAATCAAGCCGAATCGGATGCCGGCGTCGAGGTTGTGGCAAGTGCCCCGTCCGAAGCGAACGGTCCGCGATGA
- the ileS gene encoding isoleucine--tRNA ligase, with the protein MGNSYKNTMNLPKTDFAMRANLPENEPKRLAKWEDEKLYWKVLEKNKDGKPFVLHDGPPYANGPIHIGHAFNKILKDFVIKSHAQRGFYTPYIPGWDCHGQPIEHMVEITLGPEKMAAIDQPTLRRLCREWAEKYVDVQRDGFKRLGVNADWEHPYLTFTPGYEAGNVEIFKKMYLDGAIYRGRKPIHWCKSCHTALAEAEIEYSDETSPSIYVKFKLDSVPGVFEAAGVDGNAFVLIWTTTPWTLPANTAVSLAPDADYVMVEVEGSYLLMAKELVEQVAETAGWEAYTVVEGADGEPVMLKGRELYGLTYTAPVRQDLKGTVIYGDHVTLDTGTGAVHTAPGHGQDDYLVSLEFDIPLLMPVDDNGRFTDEAGQFSGLDTDEANPVIIEWLREQGTLVAEKKITHSYPHCWRCHQPVIFRATDQWFVSMDKTHLRDTTMRVIENDVTWIPEWAVNRIGSMVADRPDWCISRQRSWGVPIPVFKCAKCGSTVATEETFDAVIELFRTEGADAWFTKDPSEYLPQGVACEVCGSHELVPEKDILDVWWESGVSHTSVCKYRSDEGLTFPADMYLEGSDQHRGWFQSSILTSVGAYGVAPYKSVMHCGFTMDAEGKKMSKSAGNGIDPADVMAKSGADVLRLWVSSVDYSQDVNIGDEILERTSEAYRRIRNTFRFLLGNLDDFDFRCDAVSSWDDLSPLDQWALVRVLHLLHDVEAAYDAYKYHLVYRAVYEYIVGDLSAVYMDALKDRLYSEASDSLLRRGAQTVLANILEVLVRILAPILSFTTDEVWEAYPEGLRYEGGHPKSVQLAGWPEDSDFLPVVPEGGSESISEAFGVVLGVREVVMKALEEARGAKEINKSQEAAIEITAPRSVLDYTERFAPEVFEELFIVSQVAFSEGDELSVRIGHASGEKCPRCWNYRELGGNPNHPDVCERCADALDAIGYKE; encoded by the coding sequence GTGGGAAACAGCTACAAGAATACGATGAACCTGCCCAAGACCGATTTCGCCATGCGCGCGAATCTGCCCGAGAACGAGCCGAAGCGCCTTGCGAAATGGGAAGACGAAAAGCTGTACTGGAAGGTGCTTGAGAAGAACAAGGACGGTAAGCCCTTCGTTTTGCATGACGGCCCCCCGTATGCGAACGGTCCCATCCACATCGGCCACGCATTCAACAAGATCCTCAAGGACTTCGTGATCAAAAGTCATGCCCAGCGAGGATTCTACACGCCCTATATTCCCGGTTGGGATTGTCACGGCCAGCCGATCGAGCACATGGTCGAGATCACGCTCGGCCCCGAGAAGATGGCCGCCATCGACCAGCCGACCTTGCGCAGGCTTTGCCGTGAATGGGCCGAGAAGTACGTCGATGTGCAGCGCGACGGGTTCAAACGGCTCGGCGTCAACGCCGATTGGGAGCATCCGTACCTTACCTTTACGCCGGGCTACGAGGCAGGCAACGTCGAGATATTCAAGAAGATGTACCTCGACGGCGCGATCTACCGCGGCCGCAAGCCCATCCATTGGTGCAAGAGCTGCCACACCGCGCTCGCCGAGGCGGAGATCGAGTACAGCGACGAGACGTCGCCGTCGATCTACGTGAAGTTCAAGCTCGATTCGGTGCCGGGGGTGTTCGAAGCCGCCGGTGTCGACGGCAACGCCTTCGTGCTCATCTGGACGACGACGCCCTGGACGCTGCCTGCGAACACCGCGGTGAGCTTGGCTCCCGATGCCGATTACGTGATGGTCGAGGTTGAGGGAAGCTACCTGCTCATGGCGAAAGAGCTTGTCGAACAGGTCGCCGAAACCGCCGGGTGGGAAGCGTACACTGTTGTTGAAGGTGCCGATGGTGAACCCGTCATGCTTAAGGGCCGCGAGCTCTACGGGCTCACCTATACCGCCCCCGTGCGCCAGGATCTCAAGGGAACCGTCATCTACGGCGACCACGTGACGCTCGACACGGGCACGGGAGCGGTCCACACCGCTCCGGGCCATGGCCAGGACGACTACCTCGTGTCGCTTGAATTCGACATCCCGCTGCTCATGCCCGTCGATGACAACGGACGCTTCACCGACGAGGCCGGGCAGTTCTCGGGCCTCGATACCGACGAGGCGAACCCCGTTATCATCGAATGGCTGCGCGAGCAGGGTACGCTTGTGGCCGAGAAGAAGATCACGCACAGCTACCCGCATTGCTGGCGCTGCCACCAGCCCGTCATTTTCCGTGCGACCGACCAGTGGTTCGTCTCGATGGATAAGACGCACCTGCGCGATACCACGATGCGCGTCATCGAAAACGACGTCACATGGATTCCCGAATGGGCCGTCAACCGTATCGGTTCGATGGTGGCCGACCGCCCCGACTGGTGCATCTCGCGCCAGAGATCGTGGGGCGTGCCGATTCCGGTATTCAAATGCGCGAAGTGCGGCTCGACTGTGGCTACCGAGGAAACCTTCGATGCGGTGATCGAGCTCTTCCGTACCGAGGGTGCCGATGCGTGGTTCACGAAGGACCCGAGCGAGTACCTGCCTCAAGGTGTGGCCTGCGAGGTGTGCGGTTCCCATGAGCTCGTTCCCGAGAAGGACATCCTCGACGTGTGGTGGGAGAGCGGCGTGAGCCACACGAGCGTGTGCAAGTACCGCTCTGACGAGGGACTCACCTTCCCGGCCGACATGTACCTCGAAGGCTCCGATCAGCATCGCGGATGGTTCCAGTCTTCCATCCTTACGAGCGTGGGCGCGTACGGAGTGGCCCCGTACAAGTCGGTCATGCACTGCGGCTTTACCATGGACGCCGAGGGCAAGAAGATGTCGAAGTCTGCGGGCAACGGCATCGATCCGGCTGACGTCATGGCGAAAAGCGGTGCCGACGTGCTGCGCCTGTGGGTTTCGAGCGTCGATTACTCGCAGGACGTGAACATCGGAGATGAGATTCTCGAGCGCACGAGCGAGGCGTACCGCCGTATCCGCAACACGTTCCGGTTCCTGCTCGGCAACCTCGACGATTTCGACTTCCGATGCGATGCGGTTTCCTCGTGGGACGATCTTTCTCCGCTCGACCAATGGGCGCTTGTGCGCGTGCTGCATCTGCTGCACGACGTCGAAGCGGCCTACGATGCCTACAAGTACCATTTGGTGTACCGTGCCGTGTACGAGTACATCGTCGGCGACCTGTCGGCCGTCTACATGGACGCGCTCAAGGATCGCCTGTATTCCGAGGCTTCCGATTCGCTTCTGCGCCGCGGTGCCCAAACCGTGCTCGCGAACATTCTTGAGGTGCTCGTACGCATCCTCGCCCCCATCCTATCGTTTACAACCGACGAGGTATGGGAGGCCTATCCCGAGGGGCTTCGCTACGAGGGCGGTCATCCGAAAAGCGTGCAGCTTGCAGGCTGGCCCGAAGATTCAGATTTCCTCCCCGTTGTTCCGGAAGGCGGCTCTGAGAGTATCTCCGAGGCGTTCGGCGTGGTGCTCGGGGTGCGCGAAGTCGTCATGAAAGCGCTCGAAGAGGCGCGCGGCGCCAAGGAAATCAACAAGAGCCAAGAAGCGGCTATCGAGATCACGGCCCCCCGTTCGGTGCTCGACTACACCGAACGGTTTGCTCCCGAGGTGTTCGAAGAGCTGTTCATCGTCTCGCAGGTCGCGTTTTCCGAAGGCGATGAGCTCAGCGTTCGGATCGGGCATGCGAGCGGCGAGAAGTGCCCGCGCTGCTGGAACTACCGCGAACTCGGCGGCAACCCGAACCATCCGGATGTGTGCGAGCGCTGTGCGGATGCGCTCGACGCTATCGGGTACAAGGAATAG
- a CDS encoding DegV family protein encodes MGFEIVTDSSSNLTEDMIDDFGLHILPLTFMVDGEQYQSYLKGEHTDLKQFYTMMRDGKVITTSLPNLADSEKLFRDLLEDGQDVLYLGFSSGLSGTYEAIDLLLKDLKKEFPERTIRSIETLAASGGEGLLVYYAVQKKREGVGIDEVAEWVKDNRLNLAHWFTVDDLMFLFRGGRVSKTSAWAGTMLNIKPVLHVDDEGHLIPMEKVRGRKKSLNALVDHMRKSAIAPISEQVVFITHGDCLEDAEYIAGKVREEFGVSEVHINYVDPVIGAHSGPGTLALFFLADKR; translated from the coding sequence ATGGGCTTTGAAATCGTTACCGATTCGAGCAGCAACCTTACCGAAGATATGATCGACGACTTCGGACTCCATATCCTTCCGCTCACGTTCATGGTGGACGGAGAGCAGTACCAAAGCTATCTTAAGGGCGAACATACCGATCTGAAGCAGTTCTACACCATGATGCGCGACGGCAAGGTTATCACGACTTCGCTGCCGAACCTCGCCGATTCCGAAAAGCTCTTCCGCGATCTGCTCGAAGACGGGCAAGATGTTTTGTATCTGGGCTTCTCCAGCGGGCTTTCCGGAACCTACGAGGCCATCGACCTCTTGCTCAAAGACCTCAAGAAAGAATTCCCCGAACGCACGATCCGCTCGATCGAAACGCTTGCCGCTTCGGGCGGCGAGGGATTGCTCGTCTACTATGCGGTTCAGAAGAAACGCGAGGGGGTCGGCATCGATGAAGTGGCCGAATGGGTGAAGGACAACCGCCTGAACCTCGCGCACTGGTTCACCGTGGACGACCTCATGTTCCTGTTCCGCGGCGGACGCGTGTCCAAAACGAGCGCGTGGGCGGGCACCATGCTCAACATCAAGCCAGTGCTCCACGTCGACGACGAGGGTCACCTGATCCCCATGGAGAAGGTTCGCGGCCGCAAGAAATCCCTGAACGCGCTGGTGGACCACATGCGCAAATCGGCTATTGCGCCTATATCCGAACAGGTGGTGTTCATAACGCACGGCGACTGCCTCGAAGACGCGGAATACATCGCCGGAAAAGTGCGCGAAGAATTCGGTGTGAGCGAAGTGCACATCAACTACGTCGATCCGGTCATCGGCGCCCATTCGGGACCCGGCACCCTCGCCCTGTTCTTCTTGGCGGATAAGCGGTAA
- a CDS encoding pyridoxal phosphate-dependent aminotransferase, protein MSALFGFNTRSSVRSAATVQPEKPLSLPYELRTEMNWLDFSGTANPLGTPKAFIRAMHTALVDGELSYMPDRSAHTFRATLARKYGVAPESFLCGTSVSDMVRSVAQTYQPCSVGVVSPAAPEFMLAVANAGHDVVELASPHTFVVPDVNTARERGLSFDAAVLANPTYPTSRLLPRQTLENYLEACSWVVVDESLIELTLGGESMIPLIDRYRNLIIIRSLSSAFAMPGIPISFCIAHPDTIAQIERFFDNTGLSMFAEVVGAHVYNESTEYLERTREFLDTEIPWMQCMLNLIPGIQIFPAEANFVMCAFDYAAPMNLAVANTSELVLRLQLAGFLVRKLEGMPGIVGGKYFCVGVRSREDNEKLLSALREIVIGAR, encoded by the coding sequence TTGTCGGCTCTCTTCGGGTTCAATACGCGCTCGAGCGTTCGCAGCGCAGCAACGGTGCAGCCCGAAAAGCCGCTTTCGCTTCCTTACGAGCTCAGGACCGAGATGAACTGGCTCGATTTCTCGGGAACGGCCAATCCGCTCGGCACGCCGAAAGCGTTCATACGCGCCATGCACACGGCGCTCGTCGACGGCGAGCTGAGCTATATGCCCGATCGCAGCGCCCACACGTTTCGCGCTACGCTCGCACGCAAATACGGCGTCGCCCCCGAATCCTTTCTCTGCGGCACGTCGGTAAGCGATATGGTGAGGTCGGTCGCGCAGACCTACCAGCCCTGTTCGGTAGGAGTCGTGTCGCCTGCAGCGCCCGAGTTCATGCTCGCCGTGGCCAATGCCGGCCACGATGTCGTCGAGCTGGCAAGCCCCCATACGTTTGTCGTGCCCGATGTGAACACGGCCCGCGAAAGGGGACTTTCGTTCGATGCGGCCGTGCTTGCGAATCCCACGTACCCTACGAGCCGTCTGCTTCCCCGGCAGACGCTCGAGAACTACCTCGAGGCATGTTCGTGGGTCGTGGTGGACGAGAGCCTCATCGAGCTCACCTTGGGCGGCGAGAGCATGATACCTCTCATCGATCGCTACCGTAACCTCATCATCATACGCTCGCTCAGCTCGGCGTTTGCGATGCCGGGTATCCCGATCAGCTTCTGCATCGCCCATCCCGATACGATCGCCCAAATCGAGCGCTTCTTCGATAACACGGGGCTGTCCATGTTCGCCGAGGTGGTGGGCGCGCACGTGTACAACGAGTCGACCGAGTACCTCGAACGTACGCGCGAGTTCCTCGATACCGAGATTCCGTGGATGCAATGCATGCTCAACCTCATTCCTGGTATCCAGATTTTCCCTGCCGAGGCCAACTTCGTCATGTGCGCTTTCGATTACGCCGCACCCATGAACCTTGCGGTTGCGAACACGTCCGAGCTCGTGCTGAGGCTCCAACTCGCGGGCTTTCTCGTACGCAAGCTGGAGGGCATGCCGGGGATCGTCGGCGGCAAATACTTCTGCGTGGGCGTGCGTTCGCGCGAAGACAACGAGAAGCTGCTTTCCGCGTTGCGCGAGATCGTCATCGGCGCCCGCTGA
- the dinB gene encoding DNA polymerase IV, which produces MDRTYGHTEHDVPAQQHGPASQDARSENTIDTPEDEPTALPPWTGPAILLVDLDAFFASVEQLDHPGWRGKPVIVGGDPAKRGVVSTASYEARPYGVRSAMPSSQAARLCPDAIWTHGHYGRYREMSKTIMDILLDESPRIQQVSIDEAFLDISPTPHAPEHPILIAQRIQRRVAELGVTCSIGLGTTKTIAKIASDMDKPQGLTIVYPGREKDFLSPLPIRTMSGIGPAAERELIAHGIHTLGDLAKADESLMHRIFGKNAEMILARANGGDTTPVSDDDPVKSVSNEMSFAEDLSTDTEVDGAIATMAAKVGRRLRKKGMRGHTVGLKMRFSDRSIRSVQKRLERATDDDLAFTPLLRRMAREIWEPGIPVRLIGVAVTGFEDDEPEQKTLFDVAEEAPSGEDVKPLIADDAKRGGLLEATDRVKDRFGESAVQFGHELSMKNRTTGSGSKNASDYK; this is translated from the coding sequence ATGGATCGCACTTACGGACATACCGAGCACGACGTACCCGCACAGCAGCACGGCCCTGCCTCTCAAGATGCGCGCTCAGAGAACACAATCGATACCCCAGAAGACGAGCCGACGGCTCTGCCCCCTTGGACCGGGCCCGCCATTCTGCTCGTGGACCTTGATGCGTTCTTCGCCTCGGTCGAACAGCTTGACCACCCCGGATGGCGCGGCAAACCCGTCATCGTCGGCGGCGATCCCGCAAAGCGCGGCGTGGTGTCCACCGCGTCGTACGAGGCGCGCCCGTACGGGGTGAGAAGCGCGATGCCGTCTTCGCAGGCTGCGCGCCTCTGTCCCGACGCCATATGGACGCACGGCCACTACGGCCGCTATCGCGAGATGTCCAAAACGATCATGGACATCTTGCTCGACGAGAGTCCCCGTATCCAACAAGTGAGCATCGACGAGGCGTTTCTCGACATCTCCCCCACCCCTCACGCCCCCGAGCACCCTATCCTCATCGCGCAGCGCATCCAGCGCAGAGTCGCCGAGCTCGGCGTCACCTGCTCGATCGGACTCGGCACCACGAAGACCATTGCAAAGATCGCCTCCGACATGGACAAGCCTCAAGGCCTCACCATCGTCTACCCCGGTCGCGAAAAGGATTTTCTCTCACCGCTTCCCATACGCACGATGAGCGGCATCGGGCCTGCGGCGGAGCGCGAGCTCATCGCGCACGGCATCCATACGCTCGGCGACTTGGCGAAGGCCGACGAATCGCTTATGCATCGCATCTTCGGAAAGAACGCGGAAATGATACTCGCGCGGGCCAACGGCGGCGATACGACGCCGGTTTCAGATGACGACCCGGTCAAATCGGTGTCGAACGAGATGTCATTCGCCGAAGACCTCTCGACCGATACCGAGGTGGACGGAGCTATCGCAACGATGGCCGCGAAAGTGGGCAGGCGGTTGCGCAAGAAGGGCATGCGCGGCCATACCGTGGGCCTTAAAATGAGGTTTTCGGACAGAAGCATCCGCAGCGTCCAGAAGCGGCTCGAGCGGGCTACCGACGATGATCTCGCGTTCACGCCGCTTCTGCGCCGCATGGCGCGCGAGATATGGGAACCGGGTATCCCGGTTCGCCTCATCGGGGTTGCCGTCACCGGGTTCGAAGACGACGAGCCGGAGCAGAAAACGTTGTTCGATGTGGCCGAAGAGGCTCCGAGCGGCGAAGACGTCAAACCTCTCATAGCAGACGACGCGAAACGCGGCGGCTTGCTCGAGGCGACCGACAGGGTGAAGGACCGCTTCGGCGAGAGTGCCGTACAGTTCGGACACGAGCTTTCCATGAAGAACCGTACGACGGGTTCGGGTTCCAAGAACGCATCTGACTACAAGTAG
- a CDS encoding glycosyltransferase family 2 protein has product MKTISFAVPCYNSAEYMDACIESILKCGDDIEILIVDDGSTKDDTGAKAEAWQARHPDIIKAIRKENGGHGSAVNAGLAEASGLYYKVVDSDDWLDEAAMREIMAYLRTQTERADPTDMVIGNYVYEKVHEAKRTVMHYRNVFPEGREFGWSEIGHFSQSQYLLMHSVIYRTELLRDIDLKLPEHTFYVDNIFVYVPLPHVKSIYYRDVDMYRYFIGREDQSVNENVMMSRIDQQLRVTRIMIDSVRLPDDVAEKKLEHYMENYLSMMMCICSIFLRMQNTDESEDKREEIWMYLKRRNEALYRRTRRSVLNMGTNLPTEFGRRIGLTGYRMAQKIFKFN; this is encoded by the coding sequence ATGAAGACGATCAGCTTCGCCGTACCCTGCTACAACTCCGCTGAATACATGGATGCCTGCATCGAGTCGATTTTGAAGTGCGGCGACGATATAGAGATACTCATCGTCGACGACGGCTCGACGAAGGACGACACCGGGGCCAAGGCCGAAGCGTGGCAGGCGCGTCACCCCGATATCATCAAAGCCATCCGTAAAGAAAACGGCGGGCACGGATCGGCGGTTAACGCGGGGCTCGCCGAAGCGAGCGGACTGTACTACAAGGTGGTGGATTCCGACGACTGGCTCGACGAGGCGGCCATGCGCGAGATCATGGCGTATCTGCGTACGCAAACCGAGCGCGCGGACCCCACCGACATGGTGATCGGCAACTATGTGTATGAGAAAGTGCACGAAGCCAAGCGCACCGTCATGCACTACCGAAACGTTTTCCCGGAAGGTCGCGAGTTCGGTTGGAGCGAAATCGGGCACTTTTCGCAGAGCCAGTATCTGCTCATGCACTCCGTGATCTACCGAACCGAGCTCTTGCGCGACATCGATCTGAAGCTTCCCGAGCACACCTTCTACGTGGACAACATCTTCGTGTACGTGCCCCTGCCGCACGTGAAGTCGATCTACTACCGCGACGTCGACATGTACCGTTACTTCATCGGCCGCGAAGATCAGAGCGTGAACGAGAACGTCATGATGTCCCGCATCGATCAGCAGCTGCGCGTTACGCGCATCATGATCGATTCGGTGCGCCTTCCTGACGACGTGGCCGAAAAGAAGCTTGAGCACTACATGGAGAACTATCTTTCAATGATGATGTGCATTTGCTCTATCTTCTTGCGTATGCAGAACACCGACGAGTCGGAGGATAAGCGCGAGGAGATATGGATGTACCTCAAACGCCGCAACGAAGCGCTGTACCGGCGCACGAGGCGCAGCGTGCTCAACATGGGCACGAATCTGCCGACCGAGTTCGGGCGAAGGATCGGATTGACGGGCTACCGCATGGCTCAGAAGATATTCAAATTCAACTAG
- the glf gene encoding UDP-galactopyranose mutase gives MGVQVRSFKELDIADYDAIVVGSGFAGAVVARELAERAGMRVVVIEKREHIGGNMYDEYDEAGILVHRYGPHIFHTNDRRAFDYIKRFTAWRTYEHEVLADWYGTYLPVPFNKNSMEIAFGEEKAQHLTDKLIETFGDERKVTINELRAQADPELSEIADFIYKNVFLYYTQKQWGLTPEEVDPSVTARVPVFVSRDNRYFQDAYQGMPQDGYTALFESMLDHELIDICLSTEAESIFDLEFESNEEDAPLTAICIKDVEFTGPIVYTGPLDELFLSRFGRLPYRSLDFAYETHDAEHVLPCGTVNFTVTEDYTRITEFKYLTGQEHPKTTIMKEYSHPYDDPKTQIPYYAIINDENNAHYERYLKLTSGLCNFHPLGRLAEYRYYNMDVIIGRALALADELVAAE, from the coding sequence ATGGGTGTACAAGTGCGCAGTTTCAAGGAGCTCGACATAGCCGACTACGATGCGATCGTCGTGGGGAGCGGTTTTGCGGGCGCCGTCGTCGCACGGGAGCTCGCCGAACGTGCAGGGATGCGCGTGGTGGTCATCGAGAAGCGCGAGCACATCGGGGGCAACATGTACGACGAGTACGACGAGGCCGGTATCCTCGTGCACCGCTACGGGCCCCATATCTTCCACACGAACGATCGGCGCGCGTTCGACTACATCAAGCGCTTCACCGCATGGCGCACCTACGAGCACGAGGTGCTCGCCGACTGGTACGGCACCTACCTTCCCGTTCCGTTCAACAAAAATTCCATGGAGATAGCGTTCGGCGAAGAAAAGGCCCAGCATCTCACCGATAAGCTCATCGAGACGTTCGGCGACGAGCGCAAGGTAACCATCAATGAGCTGCGCGCGCAAGCCGATCCCGAGCTTTCGGAAATCGCGGACTTCATCTACAAGAACGTGTTTCTGTATTACACCCAAAAGCAGTGGGGCCTCACGCCCGAAGAAGTGGACCCGAGCGTAACGGCTCGCGTTCCGGTGTTCGTCTCGCGCGACAACCGATACTTCCAAGACGCGTACCAGGGCATGCCGCAGGATGGTTACACCGCCCTGTTCGAAAGCATGCTCGATCACGAGCTCATCGACATCTGCCTTTCGACCGAAGCCGAAAGCATCTTCGATCTCGAGTTCGAGAGCAACGAAGAGGACGCGCCGCTTACCGCCATCTGCATCAAAGACGTCGAATTCACGGGGCCCATCGTCTATACGGGACCGCTCGACGAGCTGTTCCTCTCGCGTTTCGGCAGGCTGCCGTACCGTAGTCTCGATTTCGCGTACGAAACGCACGATGCCGAGCACGTGCTGCCCTGCGGTACGGTCAATTTTACCGTGACGGAGGACTACACCCGCATCACCGAGTTCAAGTACCTGACGGGACAAGAGCACCCGAAGACGACCATCATGAAGGAGTACTCGCATCCCTACGATGATCCGAAGACGCAGATCCCGTACTATGCCATCATCAACGATGAGAACAACGCCCACTACGAGCGCTACCTCAAGCTGACGAGCGGGCTTTGCAACTTCCATCCGCTCGGCAGGCTCGCCGAGTACCGCTACTACAACATGGACGTCATCATCGGCCGCGCTCTCGCGCTTGCCGACGAGCTCGTCGCCGCCGAATAG